Proteins from a genomic interval of Chitinophagaceae bacterium:
- the arsB gene encoding arsenical-resistance protein, whose protein sequence is MITPKKQIGFFEKYLSLWVAICIGIGMLIGYISGENMQVLADIEVYNVNIPIAILIWLMIYPMMLQIDFSSIKGIGRAPKGIILTVIVNWLIKPFTMAFFAWIFFEHIYAAWIDPDLAGEYIAGAILLGVAPCTAMVFVWSYLSDGDPNYTLVQVSVNDLIILVAFVPLVGLLLGITDITIPYGTLVASILIFVVIPLVAGVITNKILVKKHGKKWFEEVFLPKFKPVSIIALLLTLVLLFAFQGPNILNNPYIILLIAVPLTIQTYFIFFITWFAGRKLKLPHAICSPAAMIGSSNFFELAVAVAIALFGLQSPAALVTVVGVLVEVPVMLSLVALANKWKY, encoded by the coding sequence ATGATTACCCCCAAAAAACAAATAGGATTCTTTGAAAAATATTTATCCCTTTGGGTAGCCATATGCATTGGTATCGGTATGTTAATCGGTTATATCTCCGGGGAAAATATGCAAGTGCTTGCTGATATTGAAGTTTATAATGTAAATATCCCTATAGCTATTTTAATCTGGCTAATGATTTATCCTATGATGTTACAGATTGACTTTTCCAGTATCAAAGGAATTGGCAGAGCGCCTAAAGGTATTATACTAACGGTGATTGTGAATTGGTTGATTAAGCCCTTCACAATGGCATTTTTTGCATGGATATTCTTTGAACATATATACGCTGCCTGGATAGATCCTGATTTGGCAGGGGAATATATTGCAGGTGCTATTTTACTGGGTGTTGCTCCATGTACGGCTATGGTTTTTGTCTGGTCTTATTTAAGTGATGGAGACCCGAATTATACACTGGTACAAGTATCTGTAAATGATTTGATTATATTAGTTGCATTTGTTCCTTTAGTGGGTCTTCTTTTAGGGATTACTGACATTACTATTCCTTATGGCACCTTGGTAGCTTCCATACTTATATTTGTAGTTATTCCTTTAGTTGCAGGAGTAATTACCAATAAAATTTTAGTAAAAAAACACGGAAAAAAATGGTTTGAAGAGGTATTTCTCCCCAAATTTAAGCCGGTTAGTATTATCGCCTTACTTTTAACGCTGGTATTACTTTTTGCTTTTCAGGGACCAAATATTCTAAATAATCCGTACATTATTTTATTGATTGCAGTTCCACTTACAATTCAAACTTATTTCATTTTTTTCATAACCTGGTTTGCCGGACGAAAACTTAAATTACCACATGCTATTTGTTCTCCGGCAGCAATGATAGGCTCCAGTAATTTCTTTGAATTGGCCGTTGCGGTTGCTATAGCTTTATTTGGATTGCAAAGTCCGGCTGCATTGGTAACAGTAGTTGGAGTATTGGTTGAAGTCCCGGTGATGCTTAGTTTAGTCGCTCTAGCCAATAAATGGAAATATTAA